The genomic interval gccgcccctcccctccgcccgcACCGCCAACAACCTTGAAGACACCCTTGCCGACGCCGACCTTGAAGACGCccttgctgccgccgccacctcccctcccctctggCCGCCCCTCCGCCCGTGCCGTGCTGCCGCCCTTCCCCTTCAGTCGCGCCTTTGCCGCGGCCCTCCGCCCGTGCTGCCGCCGGCCTTGAAGAATATATGGATTTAGGAGAGAAGAGTGTGCTTAGAGCATTCATGGTGTATGCTTTATCTGGGTattacaaaagagagaaaagagatagTGCCGATCTTAAACATTACAGAGAAAATAACATGTGCTGAGAAGAGAAGAGTCGATCCTAGCCGAAGCAACCGGTGTTATGGAATAAACTGGAGTAATTGTTTGTCCCACTTGTCAGAACATGCAAGAGAAGGGATTGaggtgaaacaaaaaaagagaaagtgtGATTGTTTATTCTGTGGGTCCCACCGTTAGCTCTCGGTAGGACACTGTGAATCTCTAAATATCGAAATCTACGCGGATCCACGTGCAAATAGCCCCTCTATGTGGCCCTGCGCGATTCCAGCTTAGATCAACGGTGAGAGATCGCTGCAGTGGACCTAGTTGTATATATGAagtttgaggtttttttttttttttttttttttttcaaaatcagtCAATCCCAAATTCCCATTTCACTCGGTTTCCTCCTCtcttgcctcgccgccgccatgaccTCCTCTCCCCGCCGCACCTCTATCCCCTTTGCCTCCACTTACCATGGTTTCGTGGGCACCTCGGCGACGAAGAGACGTGGCTACGGTGGCAGGGAGTTTGGATCTGCTGGCGGGGAGTCACGTCTTCCACATCCTGTGGTTCGCCCTCCATCCCAAATCCATTTCCTCCTCTTATTCTtgagaattttcagaatataCCATTCAATTCGCATCACCATCAGGAATTACCACCCAATTCGCAGCATTTTCAGAACATACCACTGAGGATGCGAATTGTTCCATTCCGTGACACTCTGTCCCTTCGCAAGTCACGCCGCCCCGACGCCCTTCACGCGCCGTCCGTCCCCTTcatcttccgccgccggcgagcttctcctcctccccacgccgtccttcccctccccacccggcggctcctcctccccatgCCGGCGGCTCCTCCCCACGCCGGCAGGAGCAGCATCACCTTGCGGGAGGCAACGAGGGGACGACGAGCGCCGGCGGTGGCTGATGTGGATCCAGCCGTCGAGGTTTGCCGGCGTTGTGAGGATGGGGACATGCGCGAGGAGAAGCTCCACCGCGGAGAGGAAGAGCTTGCCGGCAGTGCGGAGAAGAAGCTTGCCGGCATGGGGGTAAGATCTCGCCGGTGTGGGGAGATTGCCGGCATGTGTTGGGAGAAGTTCGCCGGCGTGGGGAGGAGCCGCCGGCGTGGGGAGGAGCCGCCGAcgtggggaggaggagccgccgggtggggaggggaaggacggcgtggggaggaggagctgccggcgTGGGAGAGGAGAAGCTCGCCAGCGACGGAAGATGAAGGGACGGACGACACATGAAGGGCGTCGGGGCGGCGTGACTTGCGAAGGGATGGAGTGTCACGGAATGGAACAATTCGCGTCCTCAGTGGTATATTCTGAAAGTGCTACGAATTAGGTGGTAATTCCTGATGGTGCTGCGAATTGAATGGTATATTCTGAAATTTCTCCTTATTCTTCGAATCGATTTCCGAATGATGATGGTTTAATCTTGGGCAGCCTGGAGCAATGGCTGGAGTACTGCCCGAGAGAGGAGAATAAGTTCACTCATCACCTGCCCCATCTGCAAGTAGCCGTGTGGCGTCGCCCACACCCGACCTGCCTCTTCTTCCAGTTCACCGGAGCGTGCCGTGCCCCACACAGGTCGGCTCCTCCCACGCGGCACGGCGGCAGGAGCCCGATGCGCGGGCCGGGGCCGACCCGGAAGAGCTCGTCGCCGAGGTTGACCGGCTGGAGTAGAAGGCCACCTCCCTCGACAGGGTGCTCGACGAGCAGCACGATAGGATCCAGAAACTCAACGCTATGGCGAGCGGTGCTGTTCCCATTTGGTGAATCTCGTGTTTGGTTATTCCTTTTGACTTGGGTTGATGCTTGTTTCTTGGTGATTTGGTTCAGGTTGCTATGTGGAGGGAGAAGGCGTGGCAGCCAAGGTGATGAAGGAATTGAGGGAGAAAGAATGTGTTCATCAGTTGCTCAATGCGAAAACAGAAGTAGAATCAATCGATTTAGATTCAGCAAGATGAATGGATTTTTTATTCAGCGGTCATGTTTGATATCCCTGGTTCTTCATCTGCTCAATTGTTCATGGATTAGTGAAATTGATTTGTTCTCCATGGCAGGAATTGTGGATGAAGACATCAGAATGTACGCATATGGCAGGTTACAGTAGAAGAGCCTCCAATTGGTGAAGGAACTTCCAACATGAAGCTGTATACTTTTCATTTCCACCTATAACATGCAAATGTTTATATTCGACTAGCCTAGAGCTGGTGCGTTGCAACAGAAAACACATTAAGTTTTTACCTTATTAAATCAATTAATGAGCACTTATTTAGTCCTAGTAATACTATAATTTTTCTTATTGAATAAGTACGTGATTTTGAAGTTTGAGAAGAGTCAATAGTGAAACGGGAAAGGACTTTTCGAGAGGTAATGTAATAGTATAAATTGTGAAGCCTATATATCAATGCTAGGGGTGGTTGGAAATGGACACCACCATTACTAACATTTTAAGTAGTAGATAAAGGGGGTgtattcacttttttttccGTTAGGTCGACAGACGACAGATATGAACCTTCGGGAGAAAGAAATCAAGTTGGCATCACTTAATAACCAAGGAAGCGCTGCGAAGGGAGTTGATGTTTTGACGAGATCTCTTGCTCTTCGGAACAAGTttaattcttctttttttcttattctGATGTACTGTGTTCATGGTTAATATGCATgactttaagcataattaacTGATGATAGGGTTTATTAACCACTTATGTACTTGTTATACTTGCAGTGACCAATAACTGAAATCATATGCTCTTTATCTTAGGAAGTATCAGAGGCTCAGAGCCGCTGCCATTTTTTGTTATATATAGCTTTCATCCCCACACCAATTTCTGACCAAAACATGTTATACGTTTATTTTTTGCATGCAGTTTGGCAGTGAATACGAAGTAACTCATGCTATTTTGAGGTCCAAATTAACTTATCAAATTATATTGCCTTCTGACACTGTAGATCAAAATAATTGTCGTTGCATTAAGCCATTAGATGATTTTGGAATTTCCTGAACATTGCATATTCACTCAATTTGTTAATGCTGCCTCACATAGCCAAGAAGATACAATTTTCCTAATTAGCGCGTACGCACTATCAACGCGTGTTCCTGGCCCATGCTCGCACGCGGCCCACCCCTCACGCAGCCATCtgttccttttcccttttttctcgcttgattttttttcgctttccttttttttgcgtTTTTTCTTATTACTTTTTAATCTTACTTTTTTCGCGTAGCTCatctttttttcgcttttttcttattacttttttaatctTCTTATTTTTCACTTTCTTTTTTCCGTGATTTTTttcgcttttcttttttttttgtgttttttcccGATTACTTTTTAATCTTCCAGCAGCaagtgttttcaattttttgtgttgaaagtttttaaatcttgactgtacttgaaaatttttaaatcttaatttaaaagttttcaaatctcgagttgaaagttttcgaatccgagttgaaagtttttaaaatctcGAGTTgctcttgagttgaaagttttcaaatctcgagttgaaagttttcaaatctcgatttgaaagttttcaaaccctagttgaaagtttttcaaatttgagatgagaagttgaaagttttcaaattttgatttcaaaaattcaaattttgagttgaaaagtttttaaatctagattgaaagttttcaaaatttgacttcacgTGTAGATCTGTTTTTAGtctgttacttaaaaaaattaaaaaaattaggacATGGCAAATTACTGAGAAATCAAAACTAGTTATGGCGCTAATTACAACGTTAATCGTGGGCTGTCGCACGAGGGTTGGGCCGCGTGCGCGTTGCTGGCACGCACGCACCAACTAGGAATCCCCaagaagatactccctccggactgataatattagtcgttttggacaagggtaaagtcaaactttaaaatctttgactacaaataatttctaaaatatttatcttaaaaatataaaaaccatatGTGTAGATTAGTCTTAGAAAGTACTTCAAAAAAACCATATATTTgctgatatttctatatatattataatagaaaataattgtcAAAGTtactttttggagaccgtgcccttctccaaaacgacaagtattattaacccggagggagtatatgtgcaGCTCAGCATTCCATACTGGGAGGGCGGAGACGATAAGCTACATCCCGTTTAACCGGTTCCAATCCTACCCCTCTGAGATCGACGGTTAGATGTGAGTGGCACCtcctggtacctggtacctggtacctctTGATACCTCCTCAAGAATGGTAAAAATTCTCATATTTATTTGATGCTTTTGCTTTGTACCCGTTTATCGTAAGGGCACGGCAAAGCCGCGCTAagttttctagtttttttttctatagatggccaaatagGCCGCCCGGACCGACACGGCTTGACCTACACGCTGGGCTAGGCTGTGCCCACTCACTTGCTGCACCATCAGCCCAGGCACAGCCCAATAAAACTTGGGTCGTGCCGGGCCGACCCGAAGACATGAAAGCCCACGGTGCTCCTTCTTGAAAAAACTTTGGCTCCCTAATCTCTTTGTGCCGTCTCTTATATGGttggaataagtttatttttggcTCCCTCAACTACTTAACTCTCTGATCGTTGGACTGGGCCATACCGGATTGGCCTATCATGCCGAGGCAGAGGCCCAAACACGGTCTAATTAAAGGTCGTGCTGTGCTTGGACTAGGCCAAAATCTCGTGCCATGAGCCGGGCCATCGGGCCTCAGGTCTTTCGGTTTACCGTGGGACCTATTCTACAGTACCCTGCAGGTAATAAACGCTAAAGAACTTTGAAAAAAGgaactacctccgtctcaaattagtagtcgttttaactttttttcttataacgtttgacctttcatcttatttgaaaaattagtgcaaatataaaaacggaGAAGTCATAattaaagtattttaaataataaagcaaatcacaaataaaataaataaaaattccataattttttgaataagacgaaaaatcaaaaattaaaaaaaaaactcaaagcgacaagaattctaggacggaggtagtaactgTGTcggtatatatattttagaatggagtcaaaacattttttttccgaCTTATCGAGTTGAAAACATAGGCCGAATCCGAGTCCTAGGTCCAAGTCCGAATGCGTTGGTGCTTGTGATCACAGTCCTGATCACTAGAACCCAATGACATTCTGATGGCCGAATTCCGATAGCTTCTCGGCGTTCACGAAGCCCACCGGCACGTACAGCCGCCTGTCTCATGCATAGACGCTCTTTGTTATTCCTTGAAATTTGTATTTCTTGTTTCAATCAAATTACGATTTCGAATTCtctgttatttttattatattgatGCTTTATCACATTGCTTTTTATGATGTAATTCATAGACCATACATATTGGAATCCTATATCTTTCTtatttctcttccttctttctatCATCCTTCCTTTTATCTACATCCCCTTTAGTTTTGCTTCACAACTTAgaatcctattttttttaaagaaaaaattgcaGTTGCTACACGTATATGATAGATTTACTCATTTATGATAGATGTATTTATTCATATAGTGACTGTTTCTTAGTTAGGATCTCGACAATACGAAGCAATAGGTTGGTTATTAGTTCATTTTCTATAATTACATAGTAGGGttcattctatttttttttaatcccctTTTTGAaccctaaaaaaaaactaacgaGTCACACACTAAGCATAGCAATTTTATTAAAAGATTTCTCAATTTTCATTAAATCTTATAGAAAGAGGTagaatttcttctttttttcagggATTTTAGGGAAAATAAGGCTCTTGTCATTTTTTATTCTATTACTGAACAGAATGGGAAGACAGGGTTGGTTATTCTTCGTCTACGAATATCCAAATTTTAACTCCTAATACTCCATAGATAGTTCGAATTGGATAGCAGCAATAATCAATTTTAGCGCGAATTGTTTGGAGGGGAAGTCTACCTTTTTTGATGCATTCGGCACGCGCAATTTCTTTTCCCACGAGACGGCCTGCAATTTTTACTTTTACTCCCTTTATATctgtttttttagttaattcaaTGGCTTTTTTCATTGCCTTTCGGAATgaaactctattttttaattggaAAGCTATATATTCTGCAAGAATGTTAGGTTGTCTATAAGGTTCTTTCACTTTTTCGATCCCAATATTAAGTCTCTGGTTTACAGAATTAACTTCTTTTTGTAGATCTTTCTCTAATTCTTCGAttgctcctttttttctttaataaattGGGGAATCCAATATGGATTATGACGTGGATTGTATCGATTTCTTTTTGAATTTCTATATGTGTAATTACTTCGGAACTTGAGCCTGagtccatttttttattatgtgtAATTACTTCGAAACTTGAGTCTGCTTCTATTTTTCTATTCGAGCCCTTTTTCCTATTCTTTTGTATATAGTTCTTGATACAATTCCGTATTTTTTTATCTTCCTGTAGACCTTCAGAATAATTTTTTGGTTGTGCGAACCAAAAGGAATGGTGATTTTGGGTTGTACCAAGTCTGAAACCAAgtggatttattttttgttccatatttttctattctatttttttaccGGGAATCAAATCTTAGATGGATCTAAAGATTATTTCGATTTCTTTACTAGTACAATTGTTATATGAcacatggttttttttatgggagAACTACGTCCTCGAGCCCAAGGTCTGAATTTATTCATAATAGTACTCCTACTGACTTCCGCTTTAGTGATGAATAAATTTGCTTTGTCGAAATCCCTATAATGAGTAGCATTTGCTGCTGCCGAATAAACCAACTTTAAGATGGGATAAGATGCTCGATAAGGCATGAGGTTCAATATCATAACAGTTTCTTCGTAGTAACGCCAATACATAAGAACTTTAGATTTTCTTCCGCGGAGCTATTCCCAACATATCGCACATTTTCCATTTGTTTTATACTCTTTTCTTATTCTTAgttcttaaaataaattttatgctCTTTTGAAACATTTCGCGACATGTTTAAGCATGAAAGATTCGCtgattttttccttttacttttttttcttttactataGTCTATTCTCATAttatttttctctccctccatgGATTTTTTCATTTTGACTTGATTGAAATTAAGTGGATGCAGTGAAAAAAGAAATTGAATTAGACTACTATTTCAATCTAGTAATCTATTCTATGTAGATTCAAGATAATATAATAGAAAGACTCTAAAGTGTGGtagaaaaaactatatgtagttTTTTCTACCACACTTTATGATTCCAACCGGATCCTTTCATTTAAGacttggatttttattttatttaatccCTTTTTCATTTCTTCAATGATTAATTGAACTTCCAATTAATCATTTTGGCTGACTGTTTTTACATAAATAATAAGTAAAAAGGCAGTAGGAACTAGAATGAACAATGCAGTAGCAATAAATGCGAGAATATTGACTTCCATAACCTCTTTTTTTTCGCAATAACTCGGGATGTAATCCCATGGAGAGGGAAAAGGGTATCCTGTAAATTCAAGGGGAGGACTTGCATTCTGATAATACTGAATCAATTCAATATTATGAATATCGGATCTATCAAATCAATTCATGGTTGAGAGTGGAATAGTATAACATAGGAGGATCCCTTCCACGTATGATATGTATGTCTTTCGCTATCAACCAGAAGTAGTgataaaaaaattcctatacTCTCCTCTCTTTACTGAGAAACGCGAACTAAAAAAAGTGAAATAGGGGTACCCCATAGGTATTTGATCTTGCTTCCTGCCCCCCTTTTTTCATGGAAAAAGGAAAGATGAATTTCTCCATTCATTGAACCCTAGTTCGGGACTGACGGGGCTCGAACCCGCAGCTTCCGCCTTGACAGGGCGGTGCTCTGACCAATTGAACTACAATCCCCGCGGGGCGTATGGCATACTTATTCTTAAATGGAACCATAAGAATAAGAATATTCGCCTGTCCTACTCTAAGAAATAGACGAATCATATACTACATACCCCCGTATCGTATGGGGGTATAGTGAGAATGACATAACTAGTATGTCGCGATTTATTATCGCTAAAAATAGATAATAATCCACCTTTCAATAACCAATAAGAAAAGGTCTTTTGTTTGTAAGAGAGGAATGAAAGAGATATAGATTAGAAAGatatttccccttttctttttatcctttatttcttttatttctatggatcaaatattcttttttatggaagaaaaaaaatggatttaacTCATATTCATGAAGCCCTAGATTTTTGGGCCGAGCTGGATTTGAACCAGCGTAGACATATTGTCAACGAATTTACAGTCCGTCCCCATTAACCGCTCGGGCATCGACCCAGGAAGAATTTATTCTAGGGTTTTTGATAATCTATGATTAACCTCCTTTCATAATACTCCCTACCCCCAGGGGAAGTCGAATCCCCGCTGCCTCCTTGAAAGAGAGATGTCCTGAACCACTAGACGATAGGGGCATCACTAGACGATAGGGCGGTATACAACCGCTCCTCATTATACTATAATGATAGTATGAGCAGTTTTTTGGAATTGTCAATATACTCGAAGAGTATAACTAGATCCAAAGCAAGGAGTCCTTCCTACTTTTCCATTATGCttttgtaggattttttttagttgATGGTTAGGTTAATTCACGGATCATCCCCTACTTTTTAGGGAAATTCGTTTATAAAGGATATGGAATAAGAATAGATTAATAAAAGGGATTCTATATTAGTTCAGTATGGGTAGTGATTTGATTGATCTAATAGGAAAAAGAGTCCAATTTCTTTTTTGGAATTTACACCCCCCTGCTTCGCTTAGTGTTTAAACTAAAAATGCATGCATCTCGCACTAAGTtatcaaattcaataaaaaaagagaaattttcaaaaagaaagaaagtgaATGAATTTAGTAGAAAAGTACTGTATCGGATTTGAACCACTGACTCACGTCTTACCGCGGCATTACTCTACCACTAAGTAAAAAAAGCCCTTTATCGGATTTGAACCGATGACTTATGCCTTACCATGGCATTACTCTACCACTGAGTTAAAAGGGCTTCTTATTCAATTCCAAAATTAGCCACTTTCATTTCCCATTATAGGTCTACTCCATAATGTACATTATATCTGTATATATCGAGATATATAAGTCTATTCATGGTCAGGTTCAAAAAAATCTTaagaaaatcaagaaaaataggaaaatcTTTCATATTCTCTCTTATCACTTGCACAAAGTATAGGGTTTTTTATCTTTAGGCTATTGACTTTTCACATGCTCAGAACGGTCTGAAAAATTAGGGACTTTTTTCTTCTATTGGCTAATCTTATCATGAAAACTTTCtccatttatgttttatttcctCTAATTGGGTGGGGTATAAACGAATTTGCGCCCTTCATATACCCATATGGCTGGGTATTAATTTTCAGTGATATTTTGCATCTTTGGGACAATCTATATTTTCGCGAAATGGATCATAATAAAATAGATTATAGGTATCTAGGGAAGATTCACTTGGAAGTAACTATTTCCTAGATACCTATGCACGGTACTTCACGATTGAATGAATCAAACTGAAAAATCCCTAAAAAAGACCTAAAGTTAAGGATTTTTCAATGGGTAATGTTGCTCCAATACCTAACCAAAGAGCTACTGCAGTACCGATTAAAAAAACGGTTGTAGCTACTGGGCGACGAAATGGATTTTGGAATTTATTGACATTCTCTAGAAAAGGTACTGTCAATAAGCCCGTCGGCACAGAAACCATTAAGAGAACGCCCAATAACTTATTAGGTACTGTACGGAGTATTTGAAACACGGGAAAGAAGTACCACTCGGGTAATATTTCCAGAGGAGTTGCAAACGGATCCGCCGGTTCACCAATCATTGACGGCTCGAGAACCGCTAAACCTACATTACATGCAATAGTACCTAGAATTACTActggaaaaatatataaaagatcGTTGGGCCACGCGGGTTCCCCGTAATAATTATGTCCCATCCCTTTAGCTAATTTTGCTCTTAATACAGGATCGTTTAAGTCAGGTTTCTTTGTTATTGGGATAGGTGAATTCTTTAAGATCCAGCCCCCAAAGGAACCGGACATGAGAATTTTTCATCATCCGGCTCGAGCAAGAATGAAAGAAATAAAACCGTAGAAGATCCATAATAGAATAAGGTATATAATGGCTCAATGGCTCTAAGTAAGAAAAGCTTTATCAGATTCTATTTTCCGAAGTTGCACCTACAACTATTCATTGAAAAGAATCCTACTCTTATGGGTAAATGCTCAATATCCAAGTGGGCTTACAAATTTGATCATGATCAATTGCTTTGTGGATTGTCTCGCGTCTCTTGATTAGTTGGTATTTATCCCCCCCAATATTGCAAGTTTCTTACGTCCAAACAAAGTATTTACTTGTtactaataaaaaatcaaaaagtttAGCCTACGTTCTTCCTTAGATCCCTTCTTTTACTCCGATAGTATTGCAGATCGCAATCGATGCAAAGAAAATGAATGCATTTCCATACTATAATAAAAAGTAAGTGTAATAAATAGAGAATTGGATCATGTCACATGACTTATTCCATTTCTACTCTATGGGATCTTACGGAGCCTCTTCATGGATGACATGGTTGAGGTATGATCATAGAAAATATTCTCCTCAAGTGAACCAGCCTATCCTTACTAGACAGGGGACTTACGTGTTGATTGGATATGGAGACACCTTTGGTCGTGAATTCTAATGTGGCAGATCCAACTCTCTATCTGCATGGCCAAATCAATAATTCAAGTCGCACACTCCCATAATCCGCCTTCTTTTCTTTCGTAAAATTAACTTCAACTATTTGTATTATTTGTATCACAATAGTTCGGAGTTGAAGAGAAGTATCTAAATGACATGTCTTATTTTAGAATAACCCATGTTTGTAGCAATGAAATACCACAACCTACCCGATATGATATATGAGAATTAGAACTCTCTATGAGATGCCTTCCTTATAAAGGACCCGAAATACCTTGCTTACGTATCATTAGAAAGTGCATTAACATAAATACGGCAGTAAGCAGAGGAAGTACAAAGGTATGTAAACTATAAAAACGAGTCAAAGTGGATTGACCCACACTAGCACTTCCACGTAATAACTCCACTAAAGGTGATCCTATTACCGGAATCGCGTCAGGCACACCTGTCACAATTTTGACTGCCCAATAACCAATTTGATCCCAAGGTAAAGAATAACCAGTTACACCAAACGATGCAGTTAATACAGCTAAAACCACACCAGTGACCCAAGTTAATTCGCGGGGTTTTTTAAACCCACCTGTGAGATACACACGAAATACGTGCAGGATCATCATTAGAACCATCATACTTGCTGACCATCGATGAACTGATCGGATTAACCAACCAAAGTTGGCCTCGGTCATTATGTATTGAACCGAGGAAAAAGCCTCTGTAACGGTTGGGCGATAGTAAAAAGTCATAGCAAAACCGGTAGCAACTTGTACTAGAAAACAAGTAAGTGTAATTCCCCCTAAACAATAAAATATGTTGACATGAGGAGGAACATATTTACTAGTTATATCATCTGCAATTGCCTGAATCTCAAGACG from Oryza glaberrima chromosome 3, OglaRS2, whole genome shotgun sequence carries:
- the LOC127765696 gene encoding uncharacterized protein LOC127765696; protein product: MVLRIECLEQWLEYCPREENKFTHHLPHLQVAVWRRPHPTCLFFQFTGACRAPHRSAPPTRHGGRSPMRGPGPTRKSSSPRLTGWSRRPPPSTGCSTSSTIGSRNSTLWRAVAMWREKAWQPRNCG